One part of the Methylobacterium terrae genome encodes these proteins:
- a CDS encoding acylphosphatase, translated as MSEHRSVAIIVRGRVQGVGYRAWTKGVAEARGLAGTVRNRQDGSVEAHLAGPAEAVAAVIEACRQGPPGARVEDLTVSDRAASSPAAGTRGVQILPTA; from the coding sequence GTGAGCGAGCACCGCAGCGTGGCCATCATCGTCCGGGGCCGGGTCCAGGGCGTCGGCTACCGGGCCTGGACCAAGGGCGTCGCCGAGGCGCGGGGCCTTGCCGGCACCGTGCGCAACCGGCAGGACGGCAGCGTCGAGGCCCATCTCGCCGGGCCGGCCGAGGCCGTGGCGGCGGTGATCGAGGCCTGCCGCCAGGGCCCGCCCGGGGCGAGGGTGGAGGACCTGACGGTCAGCGACCGGGCGGCGTCGAGCCCCGCCGCCGGCACGCGCGGCGTGCAGATCCTGCCGACCGCCTGA
- a CDS encoding lysine-2,3-aminomutase-like protein yields MSGSIRGAGGLAARGLVPAERLPALERVAARYAVSITPEMAGLIADPDDGIGRQFVPRAEELVTAPEERADPIGDEAHAPLPGIVHRYPDRVLLKPLHVCPVYCRFCFRREVVGPDGEGSLTDAELDAALAYIAARPEIWEVVVTGGDPLVLSPRRLGRIAAALRDIPHVRVLRLHTRVPVVDPSRVDAGLIAALKGFEGAVFVALHANHPREFTQDARAAIARLVDAGIPMVSQSVLLAGINDDPDTLAALMRAFVENRIKPYYLHHGDLAPGTGHLRTTLDRGRALMRSMRGRVSGLAQPTYILDIPGGYGKVPVGPGYLTGGPAGWTVTDPTGRAHAYPPEPEGETPCAGSGDG; encoded by the coding sequence GTGAGCGGGTCGATCCGCGGCGCGGGCGGTCTCGCGGCGCGCGGCCTGGTGCCGGCGGAGCGTCTGCCGGCGCTCGAACGGGTGGCGGCGCGCTACGCCGTGTCGATCACCCCCGAGATGGCGGGGCTGATCGCCGATCCGGACGACGGCATCGGCCGCCAGTTCGTCCCGCGGGCCGAGGAGCTGGTCACCGCACCCGAGGAGCGGGCCGACCCGATCGGCGACGAGGCCCATGCGCCTCTGCCCGGCATCGTCCACCGCTATCCGGACCGGGTGCTCCTCAAGCCGCTCCACGTCTGCCCGGTCTATTGCCGGTTCTGCTTCCGCCGCGAGGTGGTGGGGCCGGACGGGGAGGGCAGCCTGACCGACGCGGAGCTGGATGCGGCCTTGGCCTACATCGCCGCCCGTCCGGAGATCTGGGAGGTGGTGGTCACCGGGGGCGATCCGCTGGTGCTCTCGCCCCGGCGCCTCGGGCGCATCGCCGCCGCCCTGCGCGACATCCCGCATGTGCGGGTTCTGCGGCTCCATACCCGCGTGCCGGTGGTCGATCCGTCCCGGGTCGATGCGGGCCTGATCGCGGCGCTGAAGGGATTCGAGGGCGCGGTGTTCGTGGCGCTCCACGCCAACCACCCGCGCGAGTTCACGCAGGACGCCCGGGCCGCCATCGCCCGCCTCGTCGATGCCGGGATCCCGATGGTGAGCCAGTCGGTGCTGCTCGCCGGAATCAACGACGATCCCGACACGCTGGCGGCCCTGATGCGCGCCTTCGTCGAGAACCGGATCAAGCCCTACTACCTGCATCACGGCGACCTCGCCCCGGGCACAGGCCACCTGCGCACCACGCTCGATCGCGGCCGGGCGCTGATGCGCTCGATGCGCGGCCGGGTCTCGGGGCTGGCGCAGCCGACCTACATCCTCGACATCCCGGGCGGATACGGCAAGGTGCCGGTGGGGCCGGGCTACCTGACGGGCGGCCCCGCGGGCTGGACCGTCACCGACCCGACCGGTCGGGCGCACGCCTACCCGCCTGAACCTGAGGGGGAGACGCCATGCGCAGGCTCTGGGGACGGCTGA
- a CDS encoding YdcF family protein: protein MFFVLSKVLWFLAAPSNLLLLLVLAGAGLSLRWRRLGLGLVASAGLILLVGGVSPLASLVFGPLEDRFPEFRDDGAPVAGIVVLGGAVETGLSAARGQLVVNDAGERMIALGDLARRYPAATVVFTGGSGRLTGDGAVSEAQIVRRHAASLGIAPERITYEDRSRNTRENAAFSAALVKPKPGERWLLVTSAWHMPRAMGCFRRAGFAVTAYPVDYRTGPGAVALHSTAGDGLFELDIAVREWLGLAAYRASGYTEAVFPEP from the coding sequence GTGTTCTTCGTGCTCTCGAAGGTGCTGTGGTTCCTCGCGGCGCCTTCGAACCTGCTCCTGCTCCTGGTTCTCGCCGGGGCGGGGCTCTCCCTGCGCTGGCGCCGTCTCGGCCTCGGGCTCGTCGCGAGTGCCGGCCTCATCCTCCTCGTCGGCGGGGTCTCGCCGCTCGCCTCCCTGGTCTTCGGCCCGCTCGAGGACCGCTTTCCGGAGTTCCGCGACGACGGCGCGCCGGTCGCCGGCATCGTGGTGCTCGGCGGCGCGGTCGAGACCGGGCTGTCGGCGGCCCGCGGCCAGCTCGTCGTCAACGATGCCGGCGAGCGGATGATCGCGCTCGGCGACCTCGCGCGGCGCTATCCCGCCGCGACCGTGGTGTTCACCGGCGGCTCCGGCCGGCTCACCGGCGACGGCGCGGTGTCTGAGGCGCAGATCGTCCGGCGCCACGCCGCCTCCCTGGGCATCGCGCCGGAGCGGATCACCTACGAGGACCGCTCGCGCAACACCCGCGAGAACGCCGCCTTCAGCGCCGCGCTGGTGAAGCCCAAGCCCGGCGAACGATGGCTCCTCGTCACCTCGGCCTGGCACATGCCGCGGGCGATGGGATGCTTCCGGCGCGCCGGCTTCGCGGTGACCGCCTACCCGGTCGATTACCGGACCGGCCCCGGGGCGGTGGCGCTCCACTCGACGGCCGGCGACGGGCTGTTCGAACTGGACATCGCGGTGCGCGAATGGCTCGGCCTCGCGGCGTACCGGGCGTCGGGGTACACGGAGGCGGTGTTTCCGGAGCCGTGA
- a CDS encoding cold-shock protein translates to MSDEFGSAPAGERLVGAFGEGARDTRSGLDAAVERPTELVEVSGRIKWFDVAKGFGFIVPDSGAPDVLLHVTCLRRDGHQSASEGARIVVEAAQRARGWQAFRVISLDQSSATHPAELPMPRTHVTVVPTSGLEMAVVKWFNRLRGFGFLSRGDGTADIFVHMETLRRYGIAELKPGEHVMVRYGDGSKGLMAAEVRLLTEASVGAGPPSSH, encoded by the coding sequence ATGTCGGACGAGTTCGGTTCAGCCCCGGCCGGGGAGCGGCTGGTGGGCGCGTTCGGAGAAGGCGCGCGCGACACCCGGTCCGGGCTCGATGCGGCAGTGGAACGCCCGACCGAACTCGTCGAGGTCAGCGGTCGCATCAAGTGGTTCGACGTCGCCAAGGGCTTCGGCTTCATCGTGCCGGACAGTGGCGCGCCCGACGTGCTGCTCCACGTCACCTGCCTGCGCCGCGACGGCCACCAGAGCGCCAGCGAGGGCGCCCGGATCGTGGTCGAGGCGGCGCAGCGCGCGCGCGGCTGGCAGGCCTTCCGGGTGATCTCCCTCGACCAGTCCTCGGCGACCCACCCGGCCGAGCTGCCGATGCCGCGCACCCACGTCACCGTGGTGCCGACGAGCGGGCTCGAGATGGCGGTCGTGAAGTGGTTCAACCGCCTGCGCGGCTTCGGCTTCCTGAGCCGCGGCGACGGCACGGCGGACATCTTCGTCCACATGGAGACCCTGCGGCGCTACGGCATCGCCGAGCTGAAGCCCGGCGAGCACGTCATGGTGCGCTACGGCGACGGCTCGAAGGGCTTGATGGCGGCCGAGGTGCGCCTGCTGACCGAGGCGAGCGTGGGAGCGGGGCCTCCCTCGTCCCACTGA
- a CDS encoding DUF1624 domain-containing protein, with the protein MTAPVTHFRRAAIQPPTPPVRRLAVVDLARGIALAAMALYHLTWDLGFLRLTPENAALSPPGRAAAHGIAGSFLVLVGVSLVLARGRGGWRSYLARLGRIALAAGAISLATLWLFPGSWIFFGILHCIAASSVLALPALSAPLPLVGLAALAVLAGPTLASLAGAPAILDAPGLLFLGLGASVPTTNDYVPLLPWFGFVLIGVGLGRLGLTRLAASPIGPWAPRNRIGRLATAAGRHSLAVYLVHQPVLLGLLYGIATLTGPHPRAGEGQFLRDYRANCAEAGGAEAACRVAARCALVRLRDEGLWRAAGGYTAEEQARAIAASRACFREAGGG; encoded by the coding sequence ATGACGGCCCCCGTGACGCACTTCAGGAGAGCCGCGATTCAGCCTCCCACCCCACCCGTCCGGCGCCTCGCGGTCGTCGACCTCGCCCGCGGCATCGCGCTCGCGGCGATGGCCCTCTACCACCTGACCTGGGATCTCGGTTTCCTGCGGCTGACGCCCGAGAACGCCGCCCTGTCGCCCCCGGGCCGCGCGGCGGCGCACGGCATCGCGGGCAGCTTCCTGGTGCTCGTCGGGGTGAGCCTCGTCCTCGCCCGGGGCCGGGGAGGGTGGCGCTCCTACCTGGCGCGGCTCGGGCGCATCGCCCTGGCGGCGGGGGCGATCTCGCTCGCGACCCTCTGGCTGTTTCCCGGGTCGTGGATCTTCTTCGGCATCCTGCACTGCATCGCGGCGTCGAGCGTGCTGGCGCTGCCGGCCCTGTCGGCGCCGCTGCCCCTCGTCGGGCTCGCAGCCCTCGCCGTGCTCGCGGGTCCCACGCTCGCGTCGCTCGCGGGCGCGCCGGCCATCCTCGACGCGCCGGGGCTGCTCTTCCTCGGCCTCGGCGCGAGCGTGCCGACGACGAACGACTACGTGCCGCTGTTACCCTGGTTCGGGTTCGTGCTGATCGGGGTGGGGCTCGGCCGGCTCGGGCTGACCCGGCTCGCGGCCTCGCCGATCGGACCCTGGGCGCCGCGGAACCGGATCGGGCGGCTCGCGACGGCGGCCGGGCGGCACAGCCTCGCGGTCTACCTCGTGCACCAGCCGGTGCTGCTCGGGCTGCTCTACGGGATCGCGACGCTCACCGGACCGCATCCGCGGGCGGGGGAGGGACAGTTCCTGCGCGACTACCGGGCGAATTGCGCCGAGGCCGGCGGGGCCGAGGCGGCCTGCCGGGTGGCGGCGCGCTGCGCGCTCGTGCGGCTGCGCGACGAGGGCCTGTGGCGGGCCGCCGGCGGCTACACGGCGGAGGAGCAGGCCCGGGCGATCGCGGCGTCGCGGGCCTGCTTCAGGGAGGCGGGCGGGGGCTGA
- a CDS encoding COX15/CtaA family protein translates to MSSSSTLSLAPHAAPAAAAPRSRRAVRTWLFVMAALVVAMVAVGGATRLTGSGLSITEWKPVTGAIPPLSGTAWAEEFAKYQATPQYRLLNQGMTLSEFQFIYAWEWGHRLLGRVLGLAFFLPLLFFWWRGQLDRRLSLSLLGLGALGGLQGAVGWIMVASGLQPGMTAVAPIKLALHLTLASGIYAGLVWVASGLDRRRDEAVPAGIPAGIPARISGTALALMVLVLVQIALGGLVAGSKAGLTYNTWPLMDGGLVPAGLFSGTPWIENFVDNVTLVQFNHRLTAYALLALAIVHAVDVRRRVPGTGAARRATALAGLVAGQAMLGIVTLLLVVPLWAGLAHQVAAMLVLGMATVHARLCRSPAPMRAPAA, encoded by the coding sequence ATGAGCAGTTCCTCCACCCTCAGCCTCGCCCCTCACGCGGCGCCCGCCGCCGCGGCGCCCCGGTCCCGCCGCGCCGTGCGGACCTGGCTCTTCGTCATGGCCGCCCTGGTGGTGGCGATGGTGGCGGTCGGCGGCGCGACCCGGCTCACCGGCTCGGGCCTGTCGATCACCGAGTGGAAGCCGGTGACGGGGGCTATCCCGCCGCTCTCAGGCACCGCCTGGGCCGAGGAATTCGCCAAGTACCAGGCGACCCCGCAGTACAGGTTGCTCAACCAGGGCATGACCCTGTCCGAGTTCCAGTTCATCTACGCCTGGGAATGGGGCCACCGTCTGCTCGGCCGCGTGCTCGGCCTCGCCTTCTTCCTGCCGCTGCTGTTCTTCTGGTGGCGCGGTCAGCTCGACCGGCGCCTGTCCCTCAGCCTGCTCGGCCTCGGCGCGCTCGGCGGCCTGCAGGGTGCGGTCGGCTGGATCATGGTCGCCTCCGGCCTGCAGCCCGGCATGACCGCGGTGGCGCCGATCAAGCTCGCCCTGCACCTGACGCTGGCGAGCGGGATCTATGCCGGCCTCGTCTGGGTCGCGTCCGGCCTCGACCGGCGACGCGACGAGGCGGTGCCGGCCGGAATCCCTGCCGGAATCCCCGCCAGGATCTCCGGCACGGCGCTCGCGCTGATGGTCCTGGTGCTGGTGCAGATCGCGCTCGGCGGCCTCGTCGCCGGCTCGAAGGCCGGGCTGACCTACAATACCTGGCCGCTGATGGACGGCGGGCTCGTCCCCGCGGGCCTGTTCTCCGGCACGCCCTGGATCGAGAACTTCGTCGACAACGTGACCCTGGTGCAGTTCAACCACCGGCTGACCGCCTACGCGCTGCTGGCGCTGGCGATCGTCCACGCCGTCGACGTCCGGCGCCGCGTACCGGGCACCGGCGCGGCGCGGCGGGCCACCGCGCTCGCCGGCCTCGTCGCCGGGCAGGCGATGCTCGGCATCGTCACGCTGCTCCTCGTCGTGCCGCTCTGGGCGGGCCTCGCCCACCAGGTCGCCGCGATGCTGGTCCTCGGCATGGCGACCGTCCATGCGCGGCTCTGCCGCAGCCCGGCGCCGATGCGAGCCCCGGCGGCCTGA
- the efp gene encoding elongation factor P produces MPKVIASSLRKGNVVDKDGRLYVILSAENIHPGKGTPVTQLDMRRITDGVKVSERYRTTEQVERAYVEDREHTFLYSDGEGFHFMNPESYEQLAVPEDVIGDQAPYLQEGMAVMLSTHNGVPLALELPQRVTLEVTDTEPVTKGQTASSSYKPATLSNGVRTLVPPHIAAGTRIVVMTADASYVERAKD; encoded by the coding sequence GTGCCGAAGGTCATCGCCAGCTCACTTCGCAAAGGCAACGTCGTCGACAAGGACGGCCGGCTCTACGTGATCCTCTCCGCCGAGAACATCCACCCCGGCAAGGGTACCCCGGTCACCCAGCTCGACATGCGCCGGATCACCGACGGCGTGAAGGTGTCGGAGCGCTACCGCACGACCGAGCAGGTCGAGCGCGCCTACGTCGAGGACCGGGAGCACACCTTCCTGTACAGCGACGGCGAGGGGTTCCACTTCATGAACCCGGAATCCTACGAGCAGCTCGCGGTGCCCGAGGACGTGATCGGCGACCAGGCCCCCTACCTGCAGGAGGGCATGGCGGTGATGCTCTCGACCCATAACGGCGTGCCGCTGGCGCTCGAGCTGCCGCAGCGCGTCACCCTCGAGGTGACGGACACCGAGCCGGTGACCAAGGGCCAGACCGCGTCCTCGTCCTACAAGCCCGCGACGCTGTCGAACGGCGTGCGCACCCTGGTGCCGCCGCACATCGCCGCCGGCACCCGCATCGTCGTCATGACCGCCGACGCGTCCTACGTCGAGCGCGCCAAGGACTGA
- a CDS encoding DUF3253 domain-containing protein — MNPDDFELELTLMRLVTDRGADKTVCPSEVARALGGPHPDGWGPLMQPVRRQAVRLMKEGRIAILRKGKVVDDPDDFRGVYRLSLPR; from the coding sequence ATGAACCCTGACGATTTCGAACTCGAACTCACCCTGATGCGCCTCGTGACCGACCGCGGGGCCGACAAGACCGTCTGCCCCTCCGAGGTCGCCCGGGCGCTCGGCGGTCCCCATCCGGACGGCTGGGGACCGCTGATGCAGCCGGTCCGCCGCCAGGCGGTGCGCCTGATGAAGGAGGGCCGCATCGCCATCTTGCGCAAGGGCAAGGTGGTGGACGATCCCGATGATTTTCGCGGGGTCTACCGGTTGTCGCTCCCGCGGTAG
- a CDS encoding DUF192 domain-containing protein, translated as MSLRFARPRAASPRRLLAALVLLLLPALSPSAAFADGPFEPLTIVSRSGRHTFQVEVMRDDAGRAQGLMFRRAMAPDRGMLFDFERNAPVAMWMKNTYLPLDMLFIRPNGTVARIATDTEPLSTRTIESGEPVLGVLELNAGTAARLGLHAGDKVEHPLFRGR; from the coding sequence ATGTCGCTCCGCTTCGCACGGCCTCGCGCCGCCTCGCCGCGCCGGCTCCTCGCCGCGCTCGTCCTCCTGCTCCTGCCGGCGCTCTCCCCGTCGGCCGCCTTCGCCGACGGCCCGTTCGAGCCGCTGACGATCGTCTCGCGCTCCGGCCGTCACACCTTCCAGGTCGAGGTGATGCGCGACGATGCCGGACGGGCCCAGGGGCTGATGTTCCGCCGCGCGATGGCGCCGGACCGCGGCATGCTGTTCGATTTCGAGCGCAACGCCCCGGTGGCGATGTGGATGAAGAACACCTACCTGCCGCTCGACATGCTGTTCATCCGCCCCAACGGCACGGTGGCGCGGATCGCCACGGATACCGAGCCGCTCTCGACCCGCACCATCGAATCGGGCGAGCCGGTGCTGGGCGTGCTCGAGCTCAATGCCGGCACCGCCGCGCGCCTCGGGCTGCACGCGGGCGACAAGGTCGAGCACCCGCTGTTCCGCGGACGCTGA
- a CDS encoding DUF599 domain-containing protein: protein MHPDPGLSSFSLLDLTALVCFLAAWFGYSYAVEHLSGGKRSLNGMMNRYRHAWADQQILRENRVVDTTINASLQNGTAFFASTALIALGSALTLSRSTDDALTLFSTLPFGAPMTRVVWEIKVAGLALIFVYAFFKFAWAYRLFNYGAILIGAVPPRDGDPVAVARAARRAAAMNVVAGGHFNRGQRAFFFALAYLGWFVSAYVLFVTTAMVLTVMWQRQFASDARRALQDHDEP, encoded by the coding sequence ATGCACCCGGATCCGGGCCTGAGCAGCTTCTCGCTGCTCGATCTGACCGCCCTCGTCTGCTTCCTCGCGGCGTGGTTCGGCTATTCCTACGCGGTCGAGCACCTGTCGGGCGGCAAGCGCAGCCTCAACGGCATGATGAACCGCTACCGGCATGCCTGGGCCGACCAACAGATCCTGCGCGAGAACCGGGTGGTCGACACCACCATCAACGCCTCGCTCCAGAACGGCACCGCCTTCTTCGCCTCGACGGCGCTGATCGCGCTCGGGAGCGCGCTGACCCTGTCGCGCTCCACCGACGACGCGCTCACGCTGTTCTCCACCCTGCCCTTCGGCGCGCCGATGACCCGGGTGGTGTGGGAGATCAAGGTGGCGGGCCTCGCCCTGATCTTCGTCTACGCGTTCTTCAAGTTCGCCTGGGCCTACCGGCTGTTCAACTACGGCGCCATCCTGATCGGCGCGGTGCCGCCGCGCGACGGCGACCCGGTGGCCGTCGCGCGCGCGGCGCGGCGGGCTGCGGCCATGAACGTGGTGGCGGGCGGCCACTTCAACCGCGGGCAGCGTGCGTTCTTCTTCGCTCTGGCGTATCTCGGGTGGTTCGTCAGCGCCTACGTGCTGTTCGTCACCACCGCGATGGTGCTCACCGTGATGTGGCAGCGCCAGTTCGCCTCCGACGCCCGCCGGGCCCTGCAGGACCACGATGAACCCTGA
- a CDS encoding glutathione S-transferase family protein: protein MRRLWGRLSSVNVQKAVWGLEELGLAYERLEAGGAFGRVRDPDYVALNPNSLVPVMEEDGFVLWESNAILRYLARGHGAGSLWPEDPREAALVDQWLDWQATRFTPATRDAFWQTVRTPPERRDQATIDRSVAASEECAAILEAHLMGRPFMVGDRFTAADIAAGAAAHRWLHLDVPRTERPALRAWYERLRARPAVAVALPPLS from the coding sequence ATGCGCAGGCTCTGGGGACGGCTGAGCTCCGTCAACGTGCAGAAGGCGGTGTGGGGCCTGGAGGAACTGGGCCTGGCCTACGAGCGGCTCGAGGCCGGCGGCGCCTTCGGGCGGGTGCGCGACCCGGACTACGTCGCGCTCAATCCCAACAGCCTCGTGCCGGTGATGGAGGAGGACGGCTTCGTCCTCTGGGAATCGAACGCGATCCTGCGCTACCTCGCCCGCGGGCACGGCGCGGGCAGCCTGTGGCCCGAGGATCCGCGCGAGGCGGCCCTCGTGGACCAGTGGCTCGACTGGCAGGCGACCCGCTTCACGCCCGCGACCCGGGACGCGTTCTGGCAGACCGTGCGCACACCGCCCGAGCGGCGCGACCAGGCGACCATCGACCGCTCGGTCGCCGCCTCGGAGGAATGCGCGGCGATCCTCGAAGCGCACCTGATGGGGCGCCCCTTCATGGTCGGCGACCGCTTCACCGCCGCCGACATCGCGGCCGGCGCCGCGGCGCATCGCTGGCTCCACCTCGACGTGCCCCGCACCGAGCGGCCGGCCCTGCGCGCCTGGTACGAGCGCCTGCGGGCGCGGCCGGCCGTCGCGGTCGCGCTGCCGCCGTTGAGCTGA
- the trhA gene encoding PAQR family membrane homeostasis protein TrhA encodes MPVQEQSLDASSPLNARFAPDGRPLSLAWTYTPRELVADGVVHVVGVSLGVIGALALTISAALSNLAPSEKVAVGVYAAGLVAMLSTSAAYNMWPVGRLKWRLRRADHATIFLMIAGTYTPLVALVGTDGFAFGLLAGIWLVAVAGAAVKLTLPGRFDRLAIALYLALGWSGIMAYESVIAALSPPALWLLAAGGLLYSLGVVFHVWRRLPFQNAIWHGFVLAAAACHYGAVFRSVLDVGA; translated from the coding sequence ATGCCTGTGCAGGAGCAATCCCTGGACGCTTCCTCCCCCCTGAACGCGCGTTTCGCGCCGGACGGACGCCCCTTGAGCCTCGCCTGGACCTACACCCCGCGCGAGCTCGTCGCCGACGGCGTCGTGCACGTGGTCGGCGTCAGCCTCGGTGTGATCGGCGCCCTGGCGCTGACGATCAGCGCCGCGCTCTCGAACCTCGCCCCCTCCGAGAAGGTGGCGGTAGGCGTCTACGCCGCCGGCCTCGTGGCGATGCTGAGCACCTCGGCGGCCTACAACATGTGGCCGGTCGGCCGCCTGAAATGGCGCCTGCGCCGGGCCGACCACGCCACCATCTTCCTGATGATCGCCGGCACCTACACGCCGCTCGTCGCCCTGGTCGGGACCGACGGCTTCGCCTTCGGGCTGCTCGCCGGGATCTGGCTCGTGGCGGTGGCGGGCGCCGCCGTGAAGCTGACGCTGCCCGGGCGCTTCGACCGCCTGGCGATCGCCCTCTACCTGGCCTTGGGCTGGAGCGGCATCATGGCCTACGAATCGGTCATCGCCGCCCTGTCCCCGCCGGCCCTCTGGCTGCTCGCGGCCGGCGGCCTGCTCTACTCGCTGGGGGTCGTCTTCCACGTCTGGCGGCGCCTGCCGTTCCAGAACGCGATCTGGCACGGCTTCGTGCTGGCGGCCGCCGCCTGTCATTACGGCGCGGTGTTCCGCAGCGTGCTCGACGTGGGGGCGTGA
- the epmA gene encoding EF-P lysine aminoacylase EpmA encodes MTSASPWWAPHVHADRRPRLLARNRIAAALRGWFAERDFVEVEASALQVSPGNETHLSAFATTAIGPDGAAHPLYLHTSPEFACKKLLAAGETRLFSLGPVYRNRERGALHHPEFTMLEWYRAGETYDALMQDCADLMRLAAESTGATTFAWRGVEADPFAPLERLTVAEAFRLHAGIDLLASVAPDASTDRAALAAALRTAGIRTAPDDSWADLFSRVMVERVEPALGRGRATILCEYPIPEAALARPSPADPRVAERFELYCCGVELANAFGELTDAAEQRRRFAAEMDEKERIYGERYPLDEDFLSALAQMPEASGIALGFDRLVMLASGARRIDEVIWTPVAEYPRVEFSR; translated from the coding sequence ATGACCTCTGCCTCGCCCTGGTGGGCCCCTCACGTCCACGCCGACCGCCGGCCGCGCCTCCTCGCGCGCAACCGGATCGCCGCGGCCCTGCGCGGCTGGTTCGCCGAGCGGGACTTCGTCGAGGTCGAGGCGAGCGCCCTCCAGGTCTCGCCCGGCAACGAGACGCATCTCTCGGCCTTCGCCACCACGGCGATCGGGCCGGACGGGGCGGCGCACCCGCTCTACCTGCACACCTCGCCGGAATTCGCCTGCAAGAAGCTGCTCGCGGCGGGGGAGACGCGGCTGTTCAGCCTCGGGCCGGTCTACCGCAACAGGGAGCGCGGGGCCCTGCACCACCCGGAATTCACCATGCTCGAATGGTACCGGGCGGGGGAGACCTACGACGCCCTGATGCAGGACTGCGCCGACCTGATGCGCCTGGCCGCCGAGAGTACGGGCGCGACGACCTTCGCGTGGCGCGGGGTCGAGGCCGATCCGTTCGCCCCCCTCGAGCGCCTCACCGTCGCCGAGGCGTTCCGGCTCCATGCCGGCATCGACCTCCTGGCGAGCGTGGCGCCGGATGCGAGCACCGACCGGGCGGCGCTCGCCGCCGCGCTCCGGACGGCCGGCATCCGCACCGCCCCGGACGACAGCTGGGCCGACCTGTTCAGCCGCGTCATGGTCGAGCGGGTCGAGCCCGCGCTCGGCCGCGGCCGGGCGACGATCCTGTGCGAGTACCCGATTCCCGAGGCGGCGCTCGCCCGGCCGAGCCCCGCCGACCCGCGGGTGGCGGAGCGCTTCGAGCTCTATTGCTGCGGCGTCGAGCTCGCCAACGCCTTCGGGGAACTGACCGACGCGGCCGAGCAGCGCCGGCGGTTCGCCGCCGAGATGGACGAGAAGGAACGGATCTACGGCGAGCGCTATCCCCTCGACGAGGACTTTTTGAGCGCGCTCGCGCAGATGCCGGAGGCGAGCGGCATCGCGCTCGGCTTCGACCGGCTCGTCATGCTGGCGAGCGGTGCCCGCCGGATCGACGAGGTGATCTGGACGCCGGTCGCCGAGTATCCCCGCGTCGAGTTCTCCCGGTGA
- a CDS encoding ribonuclease activity regulator RraA: protein MPLDKTLLDALQAVTTATLTTVLLKKGIRRCWMRGPMPRFAAGQRIVGPAFTLRFVPAREDLATPESWSSPTSTRAAIEAMPEGCIAVVDAMGVQDAGIFGDILCARMKKRGVAALITDGVVRDGEGVEGTGLPVWCSGVAAPASVAGLTFVGWGEPVGCGGVAVYPDDIVVADGDGAVLIPAALAEEVALAAVEQERLELWIMREVDKGLPLPGLYPPNAETRARYEAETNKA, encoded by the coding sequence ATGCCGCTCGACAAGACGCTCCTCGACGCCCTGCAGGCCGTCACCACCGCCACCCTCACCACCGTGCTCCTGAAGAAGGGCATCCGCCGCTGCTGGATGCGCGGGCCGATGCCGCGCTTCGCGGCCGGCCAGCGGATCGTCGGCCCGGCCTTCACCCTGCGCTTCGTGCCGGCCCGCGAGGACCTGGCCACCCCCGAATCCTGGTCGAGCCCGACCTCGACCCGCGCGGCGATCGAGGCGATGCCCGAGGGCTGCATCGCGGTGGTCGACGCGATGGGGGTGCAGGATGCCGGCATCTTCGGCGACATCCTGTGCGCCCGGATGAAGAAGCGCGGCGTCGCGGCCCTGATCACCGACGGCGTCGTGCGCGACGGCGAGGGCGTCGAGGGCACCGGCCTGCCGGTCTGGTGCTCCGGCGTCGCGGCCCCGGCCTCGGTGGCGGGCCTGACCTTCGTCGGCTGGGGCGAGCCGGTCGGCTGCGGCGGCGTCGCGGTCTATCCCGACGACATCGTGGTGGCGGACGGCGACGGCGCGGTGTTGATCCCGGCGGCGCTCGCCGAGGAGGTGGCGCTCGCCGCCGTCGAGCAGGAGCGCCTCGAGCTCTGGATCATGCGCGAGGTCGACAAGGGCCTGCCCCTGCCGGGCCTCTATCCGCCGAACGCCGAGACCCGCGCCCGCTACGAGGCCGAGACGAACAAGGCCTGA